A genomic stretch from Luteolibacter flavescens includes:
- the lepB gene encoding signal peptidase I, producing the protein MKFLPLPPPVRSFLKRKWTEWRSTILFAAFVLTPVKSSLADMNWVPSGSMNPTILEGDLVYVDKLAYDLRLPLTYQRIAKWQDPAKGDIVVFFSPKDDMRIVKRVVGTPGDVIELRNRTLYLNGKPLDYAPLPAAESAGLNPPLAARAVMAEEDLAGREHAVMAIPGFPGSPTSFPPITVPPGQYFIMGDNRDNSLDSRDYGMVERKRIIGKVSTVLASFDILDKYQPRTSRFMKSLR; encoded by the coding sequence ATGAAATTCCTTCCTCTCCCTCCTCCGGTCCGGTCGTTCCTGAAGCGCAAGTGGACGGAGTGGCGTTCCACGATCCTGTTCGCCGCCTTCGTGCTCACGCCGGTGAAGTCCAGCCTGGCGGACATGAATTGGGTGCCATCGGGATCGATGAATCCCACCATCCTCGAAGGCGACCTGGTGTATGTGGACAAGCTCGCATACGACCTGCGCCTCCCGCTGACCTACCAGCGGATCGCGAAGTGGCAGGACCCGGCGAAGGGCGATATCGTCGTCTTCTTCTCGCCGAAGGATGACATGCGCATCGTGAAGCGAGTGGTCGGCACGCCGGGCGATGTGATCGAGCTGCGGAACCGCACGCTTTACCTGAATGGCAAGCCGCTCGACTACGCGCCGCTGCCCGCGGCGGAGTCGGCCGGGCTGAATCCGCCGCTCGCCGCACGCGCGGTGATGGCGGAAGAGGATCTCGCAGGCAGGGAGCACGCGGTGATGGCCATCCCCGGCTTCCCCGGGTCTCCCACCAGCTTCCCGCCCATCACCGTGCCACCGGGCCAGTACTTCATCATGGGCGACAACCGTGACAACAGCCTCGACTCGCGCGACTACGGCATGGTCGAGCGGAAGCGCATCATCGGAAAGGTCTCCACCGTCCTCGCGTCCTTCGACATCCTCGACAAGTACCAGCCGCGCACCTCGCGATTCATGAAGTCGCTGCGATAA
- a CDS encoding TspO/MBR family protein has product MPLWLKIVLCIVAAEILGGLGGYITASSIGSWYVNLERPPGTPPNAVFGPVWSALYAMIGTSLALIWHRAPAGPAKRGALVAFFIQLALNLAWTPVFFGAHQLAAALVVIVLMILAIVVTIVRFRPLDPLAAGLLVPYLLWVCYATYLNAGFMVLNR; this is encoded by the coding sequence ATGCCTCTCTGGCTCAAGATCGTCCTGTGCATCGTGGCCGCGGAAATCCTCGGCGGGCTGGGTGGATACATTACCGCCTCGTCCATCGGCTCGTGGTATGTGAATCTCGAGCGCCCGCCGGGCACGCCGCCGAATGCCGTCTTCGGCCCGGTTTGGAGCGCGCTCTACGCGATGATCGGCACGTCCCTCGCGCTCATCTGGCATCGCGCGCCTGCGGGACCGGCGAAGCGCGGGGCGCTCGTCGCCTTCTTCATCCAGCTTGCGCTGAATCTGGCGTGGACGCCCGTCTTCTTCGGCGCGCATCAGCTCGCCGCCGCGCTGGTGGTCATCGTGCTGATGATCCTCGCCATCGTCGTCACCATTGTGCGCTTCCGCCCGCTCGACCCGCTGGCGGCGGGTCTGCTGGTCCCGTATCTCCTGTGGGTGTGCTATGCCACCTACCTGAATGCGGGCTTCATGGTGCTGAACCGATAG
- a CDS encoding reprolysin-like metallopeptidase, with protein sequence MKTPAFFRWTRVATAALALLASCPLAAQVIVSPPETITHRVQIQPIRVKKTDGTTATTFGSGTTETYIKDQINRVWAQVGVEITWLAMVDYTNNFAYDGSPGNYATTSRPTAHLEQITDNAGSPPKSPNAIVLNLFFVEIVPGFPQVSDNTSNGLAWVDANGITMHVGQNLLGFQAGRDLIASVAAHEIGHNLGLDHPANEPTNLMSSNGTEERLTSAQKTTIFMNRSGIDSYEFLQAISASSHYQQWATANGITGGPEDDQDQDGIDNVIEYMLSLNPRAFSQLPSPVVAANGLTWTLPKNANALADGLVYQVQSSGSTMAWQAAGSTGSGSTVVQDNTSALVVRLNSGGGRRFMRMNVSVPAGLTASGAAASFIAPEAAPAGRVISACGHEGCGIRTLVR encoded by the coding sequence GTGAAAACTCCGGCTTTCTTCCGGTGGACGCGCGTTGCCACCGCCGCCCTTGCCCTGCTGGCCTCCTGCCCGCTGGCGGCACAGGTCATCGTATCGCCGCCCGAGACCATCACGCACCGCGTGCAGATCCAGCCGATCCGCGTGAAGAAGACGGACGGCACGACCGCCACCACCTTCGGGTCCGGCACGACGGAGACCTACATCAAGGACCAGATCAACCGCGTGTGGGCCCAGGTGGGCGTGGAGATCACGTGGCTGGCTATGGTGGACTACACGAACAACTTCGCCTACGACGGCTCGCCGGGGAACTATGCCACGACTTCCCGGCCGACCGCCCACCTCGAGCAGATCACTGACAATGCCGGCTCGCCTCCGAAGAGCCCGAACGCGATCGTGCTGAACCTTTTCTTCGTCGAGATCGTCCCGGGCTTCCCGCAGGTGAGTGACAATACCTCGAACGGCCTTGCATGGGTGGATGCCAACGGGATCACCATGCACGTGGGGCAGAACCTCCTCGGTTTCCAAGCCGGTCGCGACCTCATTGCCTCGGTTGCCGCCCACGAGATCGGCCACAATCTGGGGCTGGACCATCCGGCGAACGAGCCGACGAACCTGATGAGTTCGAATGGCACGGAAGAGCGGCTCACCAGCGCGCAGAAGACGACGATCTTCATGAACCGCTCGGGCATCGACAGCTACGAATTCCTCCAGGCGATCTCCGCGAGCAGCCATTACCAGCAGTGGGCCACGGCCAATGGCATCACCGGCGGGCCGGAGGACGATCAGGACCAGGACGGCATCGACAACGTGATCGAATACATGCTGAGCCTGAATCCGCGGGCATTCAGCCAATTGCCGTCACCCGTCGTGGCAGCGAATGGCCTGACATGGACCTTGCCGAAGAATGCCAACGCGCTGGCGGATGGCCTGGTCTATCAGGTCCAGAGCAGCGGCAGCACGATGGCTTGGCAGGCCGCGGGCTCCACTGGCAGCGGCAGCACGGTGGTGCAGGACAATACGAGCGCGCTGGTGGTGCGGCTGAATTCCGGGGGCGGCCGCCGCTTCATGCGGATGAATGTGAGCGTGCCAGCCGGTCTCACCGCATCCGGTGCCGCGGCCTCGTTCATCGCCCCCGAGGCCGCGCCCGCCGGGCGCGTGATCTCCGCCTGCGGTCATGAGGGCTGCGGCATCCGCACGCTGGTCCGATAG
- a CDS encoding ATP-binding protein gives MSLPSWATEVVARYESGAAGQFILHGNVADRMLLRLPEGPRLGRLNDYLLDVLLPRFQVVLTYDPGFGLRVERGQEIFADWPALREIGELPSLPLPAIRAIARFLQYARNLRAVGAKPVTVAVVLRDAQLYVPVLPQTMNHELSAIASLIRSWGGDTSLAAHGQAIFLVADRIHSLHPLVANNPRAAEIELPLPDTAELAGALAVLAPECPRALAADADFTRIASRLAGTSIAALEAFLRRRNHAGTPLADADLGDLRKALVERDAGELIDFIEPDRSLDDVIGLEGVKTRLRQDLALWKQDEVAALPMGYLFCGPVGTGKTYLAECLAGEAGVPVVTLRNFRDRWVGSTEANLEKIFALLHALGRCIVFIDEADQALGRRASGSGDSGVSSRVYSMLAAEMSDTRNRGRILWVLASSRPDLIEVDLKRPGRIDVKVPIFPTATAAEGMVLLGALCKRRGIPLDDEAKAALLPLVPQWLTPGAAEALAVKAYRLTKTGTPSPQEALHACLQGYLPPVDPLVIKAQMRLASEEATDAEFVPVEVRSYLDAS, from the coding sequence ATGTCTCTTCCATCCTGGGCCACCGAGGTTGTCGCGCGCTATGAAAGCGGTGCGGCGGGGCAATTCATCCTCCATGGCAATGTGGCCGACCGCATGCTGCTGCGCTTGCCGGAGGGGCCGCGGCTGGGGCGGCTGAATGACTACCTGTTAGATGTGTTGTTGCCGCGCTTCCAGGTGGTGCTCACCTATGATCCGGGCTTTGGCCTGCGGGTGGAGCGGGGGCAGGAGATCTTCGCGGACTGGCCCGCCCTGAGGGAGATCGGCGAGCTGCCGTCGCTGCCGCTGCCCGCCATCCGGGCGATCGCGCGCTTCCTCCAGTACGCGCGGAACCTGCGTGCCGTGGGCGCGAAGCCGGTGACGGTGGCCGTGGTGCTGCGGGATGCCCAGCTCTACGTGCCGGTGCTGCCGCAGACGATGAATCACGAGCTGAGCGCCATCGCCTCGCTCATCCGCTCGTGGGGCGGGGATACCTCGCTGGCCGCGCACGGGCAGGCCATCTTCCTCGTGGCAGATCGCATCCACAGCCTGCATCCGCTGGTGGCGAACAATCCTCGCGCCGCGGAGATCGAGCTGCCGCTGCCGGATACCGCCGAGCTGGCCGGTGCGCTGGCGGTGCTCGCCCCCGAGTGCCCGCGGGCGCTGGCGGCGGACGCGGATTTCACCCGTATCGCCTCGCGGCTCGCGGGCACTTCGATCGCCGCGCTGGAGGCTTTTCTTCGTCGGCGGAATCACGCGGGCACGCCGCTCGCCGATGCGGATCTCGGTGACTTGCGAAAGGCCCTGGTGGAACGCGATGCCGGAGAGCTGATCGATTTCATCGAGCCGGATCGCAGCCTCGACGACGTGATCGGCCTGGAGGGCGTGAAGACGCGGCTGCGTCAGGACCTCGCGCTGTGGAAGCAGGATGAAGTCGCCGCGCTGCCCATGGGTTATCTTTTCTGCGGACCCGTCGGCACGGGGAAGACCTACCTCGCCGAATGCCTCGCGGGAGAGGCCGGGGTGCCGGTGGTCACGCTGCGGAATTTCCGCGATCGCTGGGTGGGCTCCACCGAGGCAAATCTGGAGAAGATCTTCGCGCTGCTACACGCGCTCGGGCGCTGCATCGTCTTCATCGACGAGGCAGACCAGGCGCTCGGCCGCCGCGCCTCGGGCAGCGGCGACTCCGGTGTCTCGAGCCGCGTTTACTCCATGCTCGCCGCGGAAATGTCCGACACGCGGAATCGCGGCAGGATCCTCTGGGTGCTCGCCTCCAGCCGGCCGGACCTGATCGAGGTGGACCTGAAGCGCCCGGGCCGCATCGACGTGAAGGTGCCCATCTTCCCCACGGCCACCGCGGCGGAGGGGATGGTCCTGCTGGGCGCACTGTGCAAGCGCCGCGGCATCCCGCTCGATGACGAGGCGAAGGCGGCGCTGCTGCCCCTGGTCCCGCAATGGCTCACGCCCGGTGCCGCCGAGGCGCTCGCGGTGAAGGCGTATCGCCTCACGAAGACCGGCACGCCTTCCCCGCAGGAGGCGCTGCATGCTTGCCTGCAAGGCTACCTGCCGCCGGTCGATCCGCTCGTCATCAAGGCGCAGATGCGGCTCGCCTCGGAGGAGGCGACCGATGCCGAATTCGTCCCCGTGGAAGTCCGCAGCTACCTCGACGCATCATGA